In bacterium, one DNA window encodes the following:
- a CDS encoding aminotransferase class V-fold PLP-dependent enzyme — protein MSKQERQQQKLALEGGLKAVTTIQGKGKPKIAKAELMAVIERFALPPEAVQRVSDALSDEDFAGGPYLANYYSSMKETCNQAFARVAREAFGVKYALPTSSGTAALHAAFVAAGVKPGTEVICSAIGFYATAAAVVMAKGVPVFCDVDESLHMDPTKIEALINKRTACIAPTHVMGSVAKMDAIMKVAKKHKIPVVEDCAQSCGGQVKGKYVGTWGDLGIFSISSYKIVGGGEGGMLVTDKEKLYDAACILAEGGGLTRPVRFAPERYPGELFVGTNYRMSELEAAIDAVQLKKMPALFKRFHSVKMRILGQLQTFAEITPQRLNDPDGEVGYTLRFFPESIELGRKIVTALNAEGVGCGMRGDAAPPDWHIYHCMFPLVLQQGATGKDNCPFGCERYLKAGGKAEYKKGQCPVADDLFDRMISVGLNQWYSASDCKHIAAAINKVLSAYCTPDAKGRKWL, from the coding sequence GTGTCCAAGCAAGAACGCCAGCAGCAAAAGCTCGCCCTCGAAGGCGGGCTCAAGGCCGTGACCACCATCCAGGGCAAGGGCAAGCCCAAGATCGCCAAGGCCGAACTCATGGCCGTCATCGAGCGGTTCGCCCTGCCGCCTGAGGCCGTCCAGCGCGTGAGTGATGCCCTCTCCGACGAGGACTTCGCCGGCGGGCCGTATCTCGCCAACTACTACTCGAGCATGAAGGAGACCTGCAACCAGGCCTTCGCGCGCGTGGCCCGTGAGGCCTTCGGCGTCAAGTACGCTCTGCCCACCAGCTCGGGCACCGCGGCCCTGCATGCCGCCTTCGTGGCTGCCGGCGTCAAGCCCGGCACGGAGGTCATCTGCAGCGCCATCGGCTTCTACGCCACCGCCGCGGCGGTTGTCATGGCCAAGGGTGTGCCGGTGTTCTGCGATGTGGATGAGTCGCTGCACATGGACCCGACCAAGATCGAGGCGCTCATCAACAAGCGCACCGCCTGCATCGCCCCCACCCATGTCATGGGCAGTGTCGCGAAGATGGACGCGATCATGAAGGTCGCGAAGAAGCACAAGATTCCGGTCGTCGAGGACTGCGCGCAGTCGTGCGGCGGGCAGGTCAAGGGCAAGTATGTGGGCACCTGGGGCGACCTGGGAATCTTCAGCATCTCCTCGTACAAGATCGTCGGCGGCGGCGAGGGCGGGATGCTCGTGACCGACAAGGAGAAGCTGTACGACGCGGCCTGCATCCTGGCCGAGGGCGGCGGCCTCACGCGCCCGGTGCGCTTCGCCCCGGAGCGCTACCCCGGTGAGCTGTTTGTCGGCACCAACTACCGCATGTCCGAGCTGGAGGCCGCCATTGACGCCGTGCAGCTCAAGAAGATGCCGGCCCTGTTCAAGCGCTTCCACAGTGTGAAGATGCGCATCCTGGGGCAACTGCAGACCTTTGCCGAGATCACTCCGCAGCGGCTCAACGACCCCGACGGCGAGGTCGGCTACACACTCAGGTTCTTCCCCGAGAGCATCGAGCTGGGTCGCAAGATCGTGACCGCGCTGAACGCCGAAGGCGTGGGCTGCGGGATGCGCGGCGACGCCGCCCCGCCGGACTGGCACATCTACCACTGCATGTTCCCGCTGGTGCTCCAGCAGGGCGCGACCGGGAAGGACAACTGCCCGTTTGGGTGCGAGCGCTACCTGAAGGCCGGCGGCAAGGCGGAGTACAAGAAGGGCCAGTGCCCGGTGGCCGACGACCTGTTCGACCGCATGATCAGCGTGGGCCTCAACCAGTGGTACAGTGCCAGCGACTGCAAGCACATCGCTGCAG
- a CDS encoding type II toxin-antitoxin system HicB family antitoxin: MTHYHINIFYSEEDGGYIADIPDLEHCSAFGETPEQALAEVERAKAAWLRAAQQAGRPVPPPRYRPLIYHAGV, from the coding sequence ATGACGCATTATCACATCAACATCTTCTATAGCGAAGAGGACGGCGGGTATATCGCCGACATCCCCGACTTGGAGCACTGCTCCGCCTTCGGGGAGACCCCGGAGCAGGCCCTGGCCGAGGTCGAGAGGGCCAAGGCCGCCTGGCTGCGGGCCGCGCAGCAAGCCGGCAGGCCCGTCCCGCCCCCGCGCTACCGTCCCCTGATCTATCATGCCGGGGTCTGA
- a CDS encoding type II toxin-antitoxin system HicA family toxin, whose amino-acid sequence MNPEKLLGRLASGALNNVAFADMIRLVEEFGFHVARVSGSHHILRHPSVPEMVNLQEVKGQAKPYQIRQFLKLVERYRLVLEDDK is encoded by the coding sequence ATGAACCCCGAGAAACTGCTCGGACGGCTGGCCTCAGGCGCGTTGAACAATGTGGCCTTTGCGGATATGATACGATTGGTGGAAGAGTTTGGGTTCCACGTGGCGCGGGTCAGCGGCAGCCATCACATCCTCAGACACCCTTCCGTCCCGGAGATGGTGAACCTGCAGGAGGTCAAGGGGCAGGCCAAGCCCTACCAGATTCGGCAGTTCCTGAAGCTCGTGGAGCGCTACAGGCTGGTTCTGGAGGACGACAAATGA